Genomic DNA from Clostridium sp. BJN0013:
GTATTTACCCCAAAGGGTACTGTTATAAATCTGCCCTATGAAGCTACCCCTATAGATTTTGCCTATAAAATACACACTGATGTAGGAAATAGCTGTATAGGGGCTAAGGTTAGTGGGAAAATGGTTCCACTAGACTATCATCTTAAAACAGGAGAAATTGTGGAGATATTTGTATCAAATACCCCTAAGGGTCCAAGTATTGACTGGCTGAATATGGTTAAGAGCAATCAGGCAAAAAGCAAAATAAGGTCCTGGTTTAAAAAAGCCAGAAAAGAAGAAAATATAGTAAAAGGTAAAGAGCTTCTAGAAAGGGAGACAAAAAAACAGGGATACAACTTTGGGGAGATTGCAAAAAGGGAAATTATAGATGTTGTACTTAAAAGATACAATATAAATTCTGTAGATGATCTTTATGCTTCTGTAGGAATTGGTGCTATAAATCCGTCTACTGTGGTTCTGAAGATGAAGGAAATGTATATAAATATTTCCAGATCGGGCAATGAAGATTGGAGTGAGCTGGAAGATAAACTTAATAAATATTCAGATAAATCTACAGGTAAAAAAGTTAAAAAATCTCCTGGAGTAATTGTAAAGGGAGAAACCAATGTACTTGTTAGATTTGCAAAATGTTGTAATGCTGTACCGGGAGATTCTATAATAGGATATATAACTAAAGGCAGGGGAGTATCCATTCATAGAAGAGATTGCAAAAATATGCAGCTGCCTTTAAAAAATAAAGATAATAAATTAATAGAAGTAACCTGGGGTAATCCTAAGGGGGCAGAGTATATTACCGAGATTCAAATAAAAGCGGAAAATAGAGAAAGGCTTTTAGCTGAAATAGTAGAAATCATAAGTCAGAGCAATGCTACATTATATGCTATAAATACCAAACCCCCTAAAAATGGAATATCCATTATTAATATAAAGTTAAAAATATTAGATAGAGAAGACATTAAAGATGTAATAAAGAAACTTAGAAGAATAAAAGATATTATTTATGCTTATAGGACAAAAAATTGATTGTTGAATCAACGGCTTTAAAACAAATGGTATTTTTGATGTTTATTTGAGGATAGCTTAAAGGGAGTGTTATGTATGCGAGCAGTAGTTCAACGGGTAAAAAGATCCAAAGTTGAAGTAGATGGAAAAATTGTAGGTGAAATAGGAAAAGGATTAAATGTACTTTTGGGTATATCTGTAGAAGATAAAAAAGAGGATATATCCTATATGAAAGATAAAATATTAAATCTTAGAATATTTGAAGATGAAGAGGGAAAGCTTAATAAATCTCTTCTGGATGTTCAAGGGGAATTACTTATAATTTCTCAGTTTACGTTATATGGAGATTGCAGAAGAGGTAGAAGACCCAGTTTTATAAAGGCTTTAGGGGGAGAAGAGGCCCAGATTATCTATAATGAATTTGTAGATCAGTGTAAGGATTTAGTGAATAATGTTCAAACGGGAGAATTTGGAGCAGATATGCTGGTTGCCATAGAAAATGATGGCCCGGTAACTATTATGATAGACAGTGAGAAAACTTTTTAACAAGACTATATGTTATTAATTAAAATTTAAGAAGCAGTGTAAAAAACTTTACACTAACTAATATTTTAGGGAGGTATATTTATGAAAATAAAGAGTTTGACTGTAGGAAATTATGGAACTAATTGCTATATATTAATAGATGAGGGCAGCTTGCAATGTGTGGTAATCGATCCAGGTGGAGATGCCTCGCAGATAATAAAAGCTGTAGATGATTCAAAATGTGAAGTGAAATATATACTGCTGACCCATGGACATATAGACCATACAGGTGCCGTAGTGGAAATAAAAAATAAATATAATGCCCCGGTAGCAATAAATGAGAAGGACTATAAAATGGTACAGCAGGGAGCTTTCATATATGGAAATATAGGAAATGAAGCTCCCCTTTATATTAAAGACAATCAAATATTTGAAATTGGAAATATAAAGCTAAAGGCTGTTTATACACCAGGACATACTCCGGGAGGTGTAAGTTTTTTAACAGACAAAGTAATATTTTCAGGGGATACACTTTTTCAAGGTTCCATTGGAAGAACTGATTTTCCAGGGGGAGATTTTAAAACAATTATAGATAGTATAAAAACTAAAATTATGGTTTTACCGGATGAAACTGTAGTATTATCAGGTCATGGTCCTAAAACTTTTGTAGGAGAGGAAAAAATGCATAATCCATTTCTGTAGTTATTTTAAGTTTTAGCTATTATCTGTATAGGTTTGAAGGGGGCTTAAAATGACTTTTGTGGAAGTAAAAGTTAAATTAAATTGCCAGAAGCATAGATATCATATTTTTCAAATAATCAATCTGTTCTATGAATTTTCACATATAATTTTTGTAGAAGAGGAT
This window encodes:
- the dtd gene encoding D-aminoacyl-tRNA deacylase — encoded protein: MRAVVQRVKRSKVEVDGKIVGEIGKGLNVLLGISVEDKKEDISYMKDKILNLRIFEDEEGKLNKSLLDVQGELLIISQFTLYGDCRRGRRPSFIKALGGEEAQIIYNEFVDQCKDLVNNVQTGEFGADMLVAIENDGPVTIMIDSEKTF
- a CDS encoding MBL fold metallo-hydrolase, encoding MKIKSLTVGNYGTNCYILIDEGSLQCVVIDPGGDASQIIKAVDDSKCEVKYILLTHGHIDHTGAVVEIKNKYNAPVAINEKDYKMVQQGAFIYGNIGNEAPLYIKDNQIFEIGNIKLKAVYTPGHTPGGVSFLTDKVIFSGDTLFQGSIGRTDFPGGDFKTIIDSIKTKIMVLPDETVVLSGHGPKTFVGEEKMHNPFL